One part of the Glycine soja cultivar W05 chromosome 11, ASM419377v2, whole genome shotgun sequence genome encodes these proteins:
- the LOC114374883 gene encoding 65-kDa microtubule-associated protein 5, with product MAATPPSFSPSRTTCASLLRELQMIWDEIGESDNDRDNTLLQLEQECLDIYHRRVEETRKHKADLYQWLAEAEAEVANIVSSLGECTILPRGKGTLKQQIATIRPVIEDLRSKKDDRIKEFSKIKSQISHICAEIAGCGQYNSVTDSDNQSDLTTKKLRELKSHLQELQNEKILRQQKVKSHISTISELTVVMSMDFRETLNEIHPSLGDSSKGTLQSISNDTLARLTGVIHSLKREKQKRLQKIQELAKLLVELWELMETPIEDQQAFSHVTRLISASVDEVSTECCLSAEVIEQVEVEVQRLNVVKASKMKDLVFKRQNELEEIYRGVHMDVDSEAARQILTSLIESGNIDLSDLLQSMDDQIRQAKEQALSRRDILDRVEKWKFAAEEEKWLDEYERDENRYSAVRGAHKNLKRAEKARILVSKLPSIVENLTAKVKAWEMEKGIPFLYEKVPLLHNLDEYIVQRQLREEEKRKYREQKRLQEQHAVEQEALFGSRSATKKPLGQSTHANTILGTPTGRRMLSTPSGRHGNSGGKDRRESGRVNSIIPVNYVALPKDDSVSRGN from the exons ATGGCGGCCACGCCTCCTTCGTTCTCTCCCTCTCGCACAACCTGCGCCTCTCTCCTCCGCGAATTGCAG ATGATATGGGATGAGATTGGGGAGAGTGACAACGATAGAGACAACACGCTTCTTCAACTGGAGCAAGAGTGCCTGGACATTTATCACCGGAGAGTCGAGGAGACGAGGAAGCACAAGGCTGACCTGTATCAGTGGTTGGCTGAAGCTGAAGCGGAAGTAGCCAATATTGTTTCTTCCCTTGGAGAATGTACCATACTTCCACGG GGGAAAGGAACTCTGAAGCAGCAAATAGCTACCATTAGACCTGTCATAGAGGACTTGAGGTCAAAGAAGGATGACAGAATCAAGGAATTTTCGAAGATAAAGTCTCAAATTTCTCATATATGTGCTGAAATAGCAGGTTGTGGACAATACAATAGTGTCACAGATTCAGATAATCAAAGTGACCTGACAACAAAGAAATTGCGAGAACTCAAGTCGCATCTCCAGGAGCTTCAGAATGAAAAG ATCTTGCGCCAGCAGAAAGTGAAGAGTCATATTAGTACTATTAGTGAGCTTACAGTAGTAATGTCAATGGATTTTAGGGAGACACTAAATGAAATTCACCCAAGCTTGGGAGATTCATCGAAAGGTACGCTACAGAGCATCAGCAATGACACTCTTGCCAGATTAACTGGGGTTATTCATTCATTAAAGAGGGAGAAGCAAAAAAGGCTACAAAAG ATACAAGAGCTTGCTAAATTGCTGGTAGAGCTATGGGAACTTATGGAGACACCAATTGAAGATCAGCAGGCCTTTAGCCATGTTACTAGATTAATTTCAGCATCAGTTGATGAAGTGTCTACAGAATGTTGCCTTTCTGCAGAAGTCATTGAGcag GTTGAAGTTGAAGTCCAGCGACTAAATGTTGTGAAAGCCAGTAAGATGAAGGATTTAGTGTTTAAGAGGCAGAATGAGCTTGAAGAAATTTACAGAGGAGTTCACATGGATGTTGATAGTGAAGCTGCCAGACAGATTTTGACCAGCCTCATCGAATCTG GTAATATTGATCTGTCTGATTTGCTTCAAAGCATGGATGATCAAATAAGACAAGCCAAAGAGCAAGCTCTAAGCAGAAGAGATATCTTAGATAGGGTAGAGAAATGGAAATTTGCAGCTGAGGAGGAAAAGTGGTTAGATGAATATGAAAGG GATGAAAACCGATATAGTGCAGTAAGAGGAGCACACAAAAATTTGAAACGTGCTGAGAAAGCACGGATTCTTGTCAGCAAGTTACCAT CTATTGTTGAGAATTTGACTGCAAAAGTAAAAGCATGGGAAATGGAAAAAGGAATACCTTTCTTATATGAAAAG gtTCCATTGTTACATAACTTGGATGAATATATTGTACAACGGCAACtgagagaagaagagaagcgCAAATATCGG GAGCAGAAGAGGCTACAAGAACAACACGCTGTAGAGCAAGAGGCACTTTTTGGTTCAAGGTCTGCAACAAAAAAGCCTCTGGGTCAGAGCACTCATGCTAACACCATACTTGGGACACCAACTGGGCGTCGAATGCTTTCGACGCCTTCTGGCCGCCATGGAAACTCAGGAGGAAAGGACCGTAGAGAAAGTGGCAGAGTGAACAGCATAATTCCAGTGAACTATGTTGCTCTTCCAAAAGATGACTCTGTTTCTAGGGGGAATTAA
- the LOC114374106 gene encoding WAT1-related protein At5g07050-like: MATEKLRGCAKFFASSKPYLAMISLQFGYAGMNIITKVSLNQGMSHYVLVVYRHAFATAVIAPFAFIFERKGQPKITFPVFMQIFILALLGPVIDQNFYYAGLKLTSPTFSCAMSNMLPAMTFVMAVFCRMEKIDIKKVRCIAKIVGTLVTVAGAMLMTLYRGPIVEMVWAKHPHNKTNATTTTGSLDKDWFLGCTFLIIATLAWASLFVLQAKAIQTYKNHQLSLTSLVCFIGTLQAIAVTFVVEHNPSVWRIGWDVSLLAAAYAGIVTSSISYYVQGLVIKMKGPVFATAFSPLMMIIVAIMGSFILAEQIYLGGVIGAILIVIGLYSVLWGKHKEQIESKVADEIPLPVKDSQIAVIAGPIIDATDNFTEEKYGQKGEANNNKLSSLIITIPIPEPPTKANQERKA; the protein is encoded by the exons atggcaACTGAAAAGCTTAGAGGTTGTGCAAAGTTTTTTGCAAGCTCTAAACCCTACTTGGCCATGATCTCTTTACAATTTGGCTATGCTGGCATGAACATTATCACTAAGGTTTCCCTCAACCAAGGCATGAGCCACTATGTCCTTGTGGTTTATCGCCACGCTTTTGCCACCGCTGTCATCGCTCCTTTTgcctttatttttgaaag GAAAGGTCAACCGAAGATAACATTCCCAGTTttcatgcaaatttttatcCTAGCTCTTCTTGG GCCTGTGATTGATCAAAATTTCTACTATGCTGGGTTGAAGCTCACATCCCCAACCTTCTCCTGTGCAATGAGCAACATGCTTCCAGCCATGACTTTTGTGATGGCAGTGTTTTGCCG gATGGAGAAGATAGACATAAAGAAGGTGAGATGCATAGCAAAGATAGTGGGAACATTAGTCACAGTGGCAGGGGCAATGTTGATGACCTTATACAGAGGTCCTATAGTGGAGATGGTGTGGGCCAAACATCCACACAATAAAACCAATGCAACAACCACCACAGGATCATTGGACAAAGATTGGTTCTTAGGATGCACCTTTCTTATCATTGCCACCCTTGCTTGGGCTTCCCTATTTGTTTTACAA GCCAAAGCTATACAGACGTACAAGAATCATCAGCTAAGCTTAACTTCACTTGTGTGCTTTATAGGCACTCTTCAAGCTATTGCTGTTACTTTTGTAGTTGAACACAATCCTTCTGTATGGAGAATTGGCTGGGATGTGAGCTTACTTGCTGCTGCATATGCT GGGATTGTGACATCAAGCATATCATACTATGTACAAGGACTGGTAATTAAGATGAAAGGACCTGTCTTTGCAACTGCCTTTAGCCCTTTAATGATGATCATTGTTGCCATCATGGGCTCCTTCATCCTTGCAGAACAAATTTATCTTGGAGG TGTGATTGGTGCCATCTTAATTGTTATAGGTTTATACTCAGTTCTGTGGGGAAAACACAAAGAACAAATAGAGAGCAAAGTGGCAGATGAAATTCCCTTGCCTGTAAAGGATTCTCAAATTGCTGTAATTGCAGGGCCAATAATTGATGCCACTGATAATTTTACTGAAGAAAAATATGGTCAGAAAGGAGAAGCCAACAACAACAAGCTCTCTTCACTCATAATAACCATTCCTATTCCAGAGCCTCCCACTAAAGCTAACCAAGAGAGAAAAGCTTAA
- the LOC114376573 gene encoding dr1-associated corepressor-like, which yields MRKKLDTRFPAARIKKIMQADEDVGKIALAVPVLVSKALELFLQDLCDRTYEITLQRGAKTMNSLHLKHCVQSYNVFDFLRDVVSRVPDYSHGHGHAEAGPDDRAIAKRRKAVGDDGNDSDEEAKRSKMHELGHTGSTGRGRGRGRGRGRGRGRPPLNREIYHQDAESEPCTSVQPSNPQNTNTSVAMDSGSESKEIPKEQNIAVPVESTDSLRNIDLNAITNENDDKKASAAADASVPEPDASVPEPPTESKHEEIPGWSLSDVDKMAIDSLQLAQLGRPLEEDEEDYDEEEG from the exons GCTCGGATAAAGAAGATAATGCAAGCTGATGAGGATGTTGGAAAGATAGCACTCGCTGTGCCTGTTTTAGTTT CTAAAGCTCTAGAACTATTTTTGCAAGATCTTTGTGACCGCACTTATGAAATAACTCTTCAAAGAGGAGCAAAGACCATGAATTCATTGCATTT AAAACATTGTGTACAAAGCTATAATGTCTTTGACTTTCTGAGGGACGTTGTTAGCAGGGTTCCTGACTACAGCCATGGCCATGGCCATGCTGAGGCTGGTCCTGATGATCGGGCCATTGCAAAAAGAAG GAAAGCTGTTGGTGATGATGGTAATGACAGTGATGAAGAGGCTAAGAGGAGCAAGATG CATGAGTTGGGCCACACTGGCAGTACTGGTAGGGGAAGAGGCCGAGGTAGAGGAAGAGGCCGTGGCCGAGGGCGACCACCTTTAAATAGAGAGATATATCATCAGGATGCTGAATCTGAGCCTTGCACTTCTGTTCAGCCAAGCAACCCACAAAATACAAACACAAGTGTTGCAATGGATAGTGGTTCTGAGTCAAAGGAAATACCAAAGGAGCAGAACATTGCAGTTCCTGTTGAAAGCACTGATTCGCTCCGGAACATCGATCTGAATGCCATTACGAATgaaaatgatgacaaaaaggCTAGCGCAGCAGCGGATGCCTCTGTGCCTGAACCTGATGCCTCTGTGCCTGAACCTCCAACAGAGAGCAAGCATGAAGAAATTCCAGGGTGGTCTCTTTCTGATGTGGACAAGATGGCCATTGATTCGCTGCAGCTTGCACAACTTGGTAGGCCActagaagaggatgaagaagactATGATGAAGAGGAGGGGTAA
- the LOC114376184 gene encoding cysteine proteinase inhibitor 6-like, whose protein sequence is MRASNSSSSISIAKRYFFFFFLFIFFALRSSSGDCSEYHHHHSPMATIGGLHDSQGSQNSVETEALARFAVDEHNKKQNSLLEFARVVRAQEQVVAGTLHHLTLEAIEAGEKKLYEAKVWVKPWLNFKELQEFKPAGDAPSFTSADLGVKKDGHQPGWQSVPTHDPQVQDAANHAIKTIQQRSNSLVPYELHEVADAKAEVIDDFAKFNLLLKVKRGQKEEKFKVEVHKNNQGGFHLNQMEQDHS, encoded by the exons ATGAGAGCATCAAACTCTTCTTCTTCGATTTCCATTGCGAAGCgttactttttcttcttctttctcttcattttcttcgcTCTTCGATCTTCGTCCGGGGACTGCTCCGaataccaccaccaccactcgCCGATGGCCACGATCGGAGGCTTACACGACTCCCAAGGCTCTCAAAACAGCGTCGAAACCGAAGCCCTTGCTCGATTCGCCGTAGACGAACACAACAAGAAGCAG AATTCGCTTCTGGAGTTTGCTAGGGTGGTTAGGGCACAGGAACAGGTTGTTGCTGGTACCCTGCATCACCTTACTCTTGAGGCTATTGAGGCTGGTGAGAAGAAGCTCTATGAAGCCAAGGTGTGGGTGAAACCATGGCTGAATTTCAAAGAACTCCAAGAGTTCAAGCCTGCTGGTGATGCACCATCGTTTACCTCTGCTGATCTTGGTGTCAAAAAGG ATGGTCACCAACCAGGATGGCAATCTGTGCCAACACATGACCCTCAAGTTCAGGATGCAGCAAATCATGCGATCAAGACCATCCAGCAAAGGTCTAATTCACTAGTACCCTATGAGCTTCATGAGGTTGCTGATGCAAAGGCTGAG GTCATTGATGATTTTGCTAAGTTTAATCTGCTTCTCAAAGTCAAGAGGGGACAGAAGGAAGAGAAGTTTAAGGTAGAGGTACACAAGAATAACCAAGGGGGGTTCCATCTAAATCAGATGGAACAAGATCATTCCTAA